A window of the Vibrio ostreae genome harbors these coding sequences:
- the zipA gene encoding cell division protein ZipA produces the protein MQELRFVLIIVGALAIAALLFHGLWTSKKEGKSKFGDKPLGRIDVEPEEDEVAAARAFAPEDDYEIIRKDRNQPDFGIKDEPEVDPLIGGYTAAEEPLTEQSEVRSEFQAPETAPVDEAQPEPVTVYEAPSEPMFSTARAGVDAEPVVEEPQAQPEPAPQAAEPAQDEMQVIVLNVHCAGNEPFVGTKLFDSMQQNGLLYGEMDIFHRHADLSGTGKVLFSVANMMHPGTLKHDDPAEFTTKGISFFMTLPCFGEADHNFKLMLKTAQQIADDMGGNVLDDARNLMTPDRLAAYRKQITDFRNRTAHN, from the coding sequence ATGCAGGAATTGCGATTCGTACTCATTATTGTTGGCGCGCTAGCGATAGCCGCTTTGCTATTTCATGGTCTGTGGACCAGTAAAAAAGAAGGGAAGTCTAAGTTTGGTGATAAACCACTTGGCCGGATTGACGTAGAGCCTGAAGAAGATGAAGTAGCGGCAGCGCGTGCTTTTGCTCCGGAAGATGATTATGAAATCATTCGTAAGGATCGCAACCAGCCGGACTTCGGGATTAAAGATGAGCCTGAGGTGGATCCTCTGATCGGTGGCTACACCGCTGCTGAAGAACCGCTGACAGAGCAGAGTGAGGTGCGCTCAGAATTTCAAGCGCCTGAAACTGCGCCAGTTGATGAAGCCCAGCCAGAGCCTGTGACTGTCTATGAAGCACCATCCGAGCCGATGTTCAGCACTGCGCGAGCAGGTGTCGATGCTGAACCTGTGGTAGAGGAGCCTCAAGCGCAGCCAGAACCGGCTCCTCAGGCCGCAGAACCGGCCCAGGATGAGATGCAGGTTATCGTGTTGAATGTACATTGTGCCGGCAACGAACCCTTTGTTGGTACTAAGCTGTTCGATAGTATGCAGCAGAACGGCCTGTTGTACGGCGAAATGGATATTTTTCATCGCCATGCTGATTTGTCCGGTACCGGCAAGGTGCTGTTTAGTGTCGCGAACATGATGCATCCCGGGACGCTGAAACACGATGATCCGGCAGAATTCACCACCAAGGGCATTTCATTCTTTATGACCTTGCCATGCTTCGGTGAAGCGGATCATAACTTTAAGCTGATGCTGAAAACGGCCCAGCAGATCGCCGATGATATGGGCGGCAACGTCCTCGATGACGCGCGCAACCTGATGACACCGGATCGCCTGGCCGCTTACCGTAAGCAAATTACTGACTTTCGGAACCGGACAGCACATAATTGA
- the cysZ gene encoding sulfate transporter CysZ, with protein MQNHKRSGFGYFFYGLELALSPGIRRFVIMPLLANILLVGGALLYLFSHLDSWINQWMGQIPDWLSWLSYILWPLLVLTILATFSYFFSTLANFVAAPFNGLLAEKVEEKLTGHTINDEGILAVIKDVPRIMAREWRKLLYTLPKAIGLFLLLLIPALGQTLGPILWFLFTAWMLAIQYCDYPFDNHKVAFNDMRNNLKQKQGKAYGFGMLVSVLTTIPIINLFVMPVAVCGATAMWVSEFKGHYVTR; from the coding sequence ATGCAAAATCATAAGCGCTCAGGCTTTGGCTATTTTTTCTACGGCCTGGAACTGGCTTTATCACCCGGCATCCGCCGATTCGTGATTATGCCACTGTTGGCTAATATCCTCTTAGTTGGTGGCGCCCTGCTCTATCTGTTTTCACACCTCGACAGCTGGATTAATCAATGGATGGGACAAATCCCGGACTGGTTGTCCTGGCTGAGTTACATTCTGTGGCCGCTGTTGGTACTGACCATTCTCGCCACCTTCTCCTACTTTTTCAGCACGCTGGCTAACTTTGTCGCCGCACCGTTTAACGGTCTGCTGGCAGAAAAGGTTGAAGAAAAACTCACCGGTCACACGATTAATGACGAGGGTATACTGGCCGTCATCAAAGATGTGCCACGCATCATGGCACGGGAATGGCGTAAACTGCTTTATACCTTACCCAAAGCCATCGGTCTGTTTCTACTGCTGCTGATCCCGGCCCTTGGCCAGACCCTGGGGCCGATTCTGTGGTTTTTATTTACCGCCTGGATGCTCGCCATTCAGTACTGCGACTATCCGTTTGATAACCATAAAGTCGCATTTAATGACATGCGTAATAATTTGAAACAAAAACAGGGCAAAGCGTATGGCTTCGGCATGCTGGTGTCGGTTCTGACAACGATTCCGATCATCAACCTATTTGTCATGCCGGTAGCGGTTTGTGGCGCGACCGCGATGTGGGTCAGCGAGTTTAAAGGGCATTATGTGACCCGATAG
- the cysK gene encoding cysteine synthase A encodes MSKIYEDNSLTIGNTPLVRLNKVSKGNVLAKVESRNPSFSVKCRIGANMIWDAEKQGKLKPGIELVEPTSGNTGIALAFVAAARGYKLTLTMPESMSLERRKLLKALGANLELTEAAKGMKGAIAKAEEIVASNPEKYLLLQQFDNPANPQIHEKTTGPEIWEATDGQVDVFVAGVGTGGTLTGTSRYIKGEKGKAITSVAVEPAESPVITQALAGQDIQPAPHKIQGIGAGFIPGNLDLDLIDRVETVTSEEAIEMARRLMEEEGILAGISSGAAVVVANRLAELPEFEGKTIVVILPSSGERYLSTALFAGIFSEKENQQ; translated from the coding sequence ATGAGCAAAATTTACGAAGACAATTCTCTTACTATTGGTAACACGCCACTGGTTCGTCTGAACAAAGTCAGCAAAGGTAACGTACTGGCTAAAGTTGAATCACGTAACCCAAGCTTCAGTGTTAAATGCCGTATCGGCGCCAACATGATTTGGGATGCAGAGAAGCAAGGTAAACTGAAACCAGGCATCGAACTTGTGGAACCAACCAGTGGTAATACAGGTATTGCTCTGGCCTTCGTTGCTGCAGCGCGCGGTTACAAACTGACGCTGACTATGCCTGAGTCAATGAGTCTTGAGCGCCGTAAGCTGCTGAAAGCGCTGGGTGCAAACCTAGAGCTGACTGAAGCGGCTAAAGGCATGAAAGGCGCGATTGCTAAAGCGGAAGAAATTGTCGCCAGCAACCCTGAAAAATACCTGTTGCTGCAGCAGTTCGATAACCCGGCTAACCCACAGATTCACGAAAAGACCACAGGTCCTGAAATCTGGGAAGCGACTGACGGCCAGGTTGACGTATTCGTTGCTGGTGTTGGTACCGGTGGTACTCTGACGGGTACCAGTCGTTACATCAAAGGCGAGAAAGGCAAAGCCATCACTTCTGTTGCAGTAGAACCGGCTGAATCTCCGGTCATTACGCAAGCACTGGCAGGCCAGGATATTCAACCAGCTCCACATAAAATCCAGGGTATCGGTGCCGGATTCATCCCTGGCAACCTGGATTTGGACCTGATTGACCGTGTTGAAACTGTGACTTCTGAAGAAGCGATCGAGATGGCTCGTCGTCTGATGGAAGAGGAAGGTATCCTGGCTGGTATCTCATCTGGCGCAGCCGTTGTTGTTGCTAACCGCCTTGCAGAACTACCTGAATTTGAAGGAAAAACTATCGTAGTTATCCTACCAAGCTCAGGCGAACGTTACCTGAGCACTGCCCTGTTCGCCGGCATTTTCTCTGAGAAAGAAAACCAGCAGTAA
- a CDS encoding HPr family phosphocarrier protein: protein MYEKQVEITAENGLHTRPAAQFVKEAKAFDADITVTSNGKSASAKSLFKLQTLGLVKGTVVTISAEGAQAQQAVDHLVALMDQLH from the coding sequence ATGTACGAGAAGCAAGTAGAAATCACTGCAGAAAACGGTCTTCACACTCGTCCGGCTGCTCAGTTCGTTAAAGAAGCTAAAGCATTCGACGCGGACATCACTGTGACTTCTAACGGTAAAAGCGCTAGCGCGAAAAGCCTGTTCAAGCTACAGACTCTGGGTCTGGTTAAAGGCACTGTAGTGACTATCTCTGCAGAAGGTGCACAAGCTCAACAAGCTGTTGACCACCTGGTTGCTCTGATGGATCAACTACACTAA